One Rhizobiales bacterium GAS188 DNA window includes the following coding sequences:
- a CDS encoding phospholactate guanylyltransferase, with the protein MSRAEMEADLKALGPMRKGATWAIVPVKTLALAKARLACVLPAAIRRRLVLTMLEDVLELALGAPAVDRVLVVTADAEVRAFAQHKGAMALREEEASGLNPAMRLGVAHAQEHGAGRVLFLPADVPLATAAEIGEIAAASLDRPGAVIVPARDGDGTNALLFSPPGALEPSFGAGSFARHCRQIVADGLDLRILRLPGLGADIDEATDLATLLKCRGGSTRYGFLEPVSRVLDPVEHRPAGANGP; encoded by the coding sequence ATGAGCCGTGCCGAGATGGAAGCAGACCTGAAAGCACTTGGACCGATGCGCAAAGGAGCGACCTGGGCGATCGTTCCGGTCAAGACGCTGGCGCTCGCCAAGGCACGGCTGGCTTGCGTCCTGCCGGCTGCCATCCGCAGGCGGCTGGTGCTGACGATGCTCGAGGACGTCCTCGAGCTCGCGCTCGGCGCGCCGGCCGTCGATCGCGTGCTCGTCGTGACGGCGGATGCGGAAGTCCGCGCCTTTGCCCAGCATAAGGGCGCGATGGCCTTGCGCGAGGAGGAGGCATCGGGCCTCAACCCCGCCATGCGGCTTGGAGTGGCTCACGCACAGGAACATGGCGCGGGCCGAGTGCTTTTCCTGCCCGCCGACGTGCCACTCGCGACCGCGGCAGAGATCGGTGAGATCGCGGCCGCAAGCCTGGACAGACCCGGCGCGGTCATCGTTCCCGCGCGCGACGGAGACGGCACCAATGCGCTGCTCTTCTCGCCGCCCGGCGCGCTCGAACCGAGTTTCGGTGCGGGCAGCTTCGCGCGCCATTGCCGGCAGATCGTGGCGGATGGCCTCGACCTCCGGATCTTAAGGCTTCCCGGTCTCGGCGCAGATATCGACGAAGCCACGGATCTCGCCACCTTGTTGAAATGCCGCGGCGGATCGACCCGCTACGGTTTCTTGGAGCCGGTATCCCGAGTGCTGGATCCGGTCGAGCACCGGCCGGCAGGAGCAAATGGACCATGA
- a CDS encoding FO synthase subunit 1 /FO synthase subunit 2 — MMNGIEPGRVLSAAEAGRRPTREEALALADCDALDRMTAIAESLCLAGHARHVSFSKKVFIPLTQLCADVCHYCTFAHAPRNGEPAYLPPEAVLDIAKRGQAHGAKEALFTLGDKPERRYAAARKGLARLGHETTLGYLEAMAALVLKETGLLPHLNPGLMDESWMRRLRAVSASQGIMLETASDRLSRRGGPHFGSPDKVPSARLATLDAAGHAAVPFTTGILIGIGETRLERIEALLAIRDLHERHGHIQEVIIQNFRAKPGTRMAVASEPSLEEQVWTIAVARIILGPAMNIQTPPNLRPEGLAQLISAGINDWGGISPVTPDHVNPEAPWPHLRDLAEATERAGRVLVERLAIYPSFAAQPERWLASEMRTPTLRLIDGSFLAREDSWSPGGLEPLPAPAVTRLRAPGAKPSPGIERILGQLTNGMVPSEAGIAALFDARGGDFAAVCHAADRLRRARVGDRVTYVVNRNINYTNICTYGCKFCAFSKGRHNLGHRDKPYDLTLHEISGRVSEAWARGATEVCLQGGIRPGYTGETYLSIVGAVKAAAPRMHVHAFSPLEVWHGAQTLGLTLRDYLARLKAAGLASLPGTAAEILDDEVRAILCPDKVTTAEWLDVMEAAHDVGLKSTATIMFGHVDFYRHWARHILRVRDLQTRTGGFTEFVPLPFVHMEAPIYVKGQSRKGPTFREAVLMHAVARLALDPVITNIQASWVKMGPDGAALCLHAGANDFGGVLMNESITRAAGAAHGQEIGADMMQQLIGAAGRTPEQRTTDYARALTG, encoded by the coding sequence ATGATGAACGGCATCGAGCCTGGCAGGGTGCTGAGCGCCGCCGAGGCCGGGCGCAGGCCGACGCGCGAAGAGGCGCTCGCGCTCGCGGATTGCGATGCGCTCGACCGCATGACCGCGATCGCGGAAAGCCTCTGCCTTGCGGGACATGCGCGCCATGTCTCCTTCTCGAAGAAGGTCTTCATCCCGCTCACCCAGCTCTGCGCCGATGTCTGTCACTATTGCACCTTCGCTCACGCTCCGCGGAATGGTGAACCTGCCTATCTGCCGCCTGAAGCCGTGCTCGACATCGCCAAGCGCGGCCAGGCACACGGCGCCAAGGAGGCGCTGTTCACCTTGGGCGACAAGCCCGAGCGCCGCTATGCGGCGGCACGCAAAGGGCTCGCACGGCTCGGCCATGAGACGACGCTCGGCTATCTCGAGGCGATGGCGGCGCTCGTCCTGAAGGAAACGGGCCTGCTGCCGCATCTCAATCCGGGCCTCATGGATGAGAGCTGGATGCGGCGGCTGCGGGCCGTGTCCGCCTCGCAGGGCATCATGCTCGAAACCGCATCGGACCGGCTCTCCCGGCGCGGCGGACCCCATTTCGGTTCGCCCGACAAGGTGCCCTCCGCGCGTCTCGCCACGCTCGACGCTGCAGGTCACGCCGCCGTTCCCTTCACCACCGGCATTCTGATCGGCATCGGCGAGACGCGCCTCGAGCGCATCGAAGCGCTGCTCGCGATCCGCGATCTGCATGAGCGCCACGGACACATCCAGGAAGTCATCATCCAGAACTTCCGCGCCAAGCCCGGAACGCGCATGGCGGTGGCTTCCGAACCCTCGCTTGAGGAGCAAGTATGGACCATCGCTGTGGCCCGCATCATCTTGGGGCCGGCGATGAACATCCAGACCCCGCCGAATCTGCGGCCCGAAGGCCTTGCGCAGCTGATCTCGGCCGGTATCAACGACTGGGGCGGCATCTCCCCCGTGACGCCCGACCACGTCAATCCCGAGGCGCCGTGGCCGCATCTGCGCGATCTCGCGGAGGCAACCGAGCGGGCGGGCCGCGTGTTGGTCGAGCGCCTGGCGATCTATCCAAGCTTTGCGGCGCAGCCGGAGCGGTGGCTGGCATCGGAAATGCGCACGCCGACGCTTCGCCTCATCGACGGAAGCTTCCTGGCTCGTGAGGATAGCTGGTCTCCGGGCGGCCTCGAGCCCTTGCCGGCGCCCGCCGTGACGCGCCTGCGCGCGCCGGGCGCAAAGCCCTCTCCCGGGATCGAACGGATACTCGGGCAGCTCACGAACGGCATGGTGCCGAGCGAGGCCGGGATCGCGGCACTGTTCGATGCGCGTGGAGGGGATTTCGCGGCCGTCTGCCATGCGGCCGATCGCCTGCGGCGGGCGCGTGTGGGCGATCGCGTGACCTATGTGGTCAACCGCAACATCAACTATACGAATATCTGCACCTATGGATGCAAGTTCTGCGCGTTTTCCAAGGGCCGGCACAATCTCGGCCATCGGGACAAGCCCTATGATCTCACCCTTCACGAAATCAGCGGCCGCGTCAGCGAAGCCTGGGCGCGGGGCGCGACCGAAGTCTGCCTCCAGGGCGGTATTCGTCCGGGCTACACCGGAGAGACCTATCTCTCGATCGTCGGGGCGGTGAAAGCGGCCGCGCCGCGGATGCATGTGCATGCCTTCTCGCCACTCGAGGTCTGGCATGGGGCGCAAACGCTCGGACTGACGCTGCGCGACTATCTGGCGCGTCTCAAGGCCGCGGGCCTCGCCAGCCTGCCTGGGACCGCAGCCGAAATCCTCGACGATGAGGTTCGCGCCATTCTCTGCCCCGATAAGGTGACAACCGCCGAATGGCTCGACGTCATGGAGGCTGCGCATGATGTCGGGCTCAAGAGCACCGCGACCATCATGTTCGGTCATGTCGACTTCTATCGGCATTGGGCCCGGCACATCCTCCGGGTGCGGGACCTGCAGACCCGCACCGGCGGCTTCACCGAGTTCGTGCCGCTGCCCTTCGTCCATATGGAAGCGCCGATTTACGTCAAAGGCCAGTCGCGCAAGGGGCCGACCTTCCGGGAGGCGGTGCTGATGCACGCCGTGGCGCGCCTCGCGCTCGATCCGGTCATCACCAATATCCAGGCGTCCTGGGTGAAAATGGGGCCGGATGGCGCAGCGCTCTGTTTGCACGCAGGCGCCAATGATTTCGGCGGGGTTTTGATGAACGAGTCGATCACGCGCGCGGCAGGCGCCGCCCATGGACAGGAGATCGGCGCCGACATGATGCAACAGCTGATCGGCGCGGCCGGACGCACGCCTGAGCAGCGCACCACCGACTATGCCCGCGCACTTACCGGTTGA
- a CDS encoding Cysteine synthase: MSTSPFDFPTRVEDACVRQRALKLLGEKRVRLPTFAELAAPRTAPEAIRGALAEVDPDAPHPHNLYRVNWFNDVRRRGQVAIPVHVELPEALTGVKARIVVALGALFPMIGAHKVLAAYACLAPRLVSGRFDPTRQRAVWPSTGNYCRGGVAISRILGCRAVAVLPAGMSQERFDWLARWVSEPQDIIRTPGTESNVKEIYDRCAELQRDPGNDIVNQFSEFGNYLGHWRCTGPALAQVFETLARESKGLRLAGFVSASGSAGTLAAGDYLKEKHGAKIAVLEAIECPTLLRNGYGEHNIQGIGDKHVPLIHNVTNTDIVIGVSDQATDGLNAVFNTEAGRAYLARRLGLADDVLGLLKWFGLSSIANILGAIKFAKHYGLGSDSVVVTVATDGADLYASEMRRYLERRHNSGELSAETAAELVGAHLAAADTDNVLDATHRERERIFNLGYFTWVEQQGVTLADFERRRNQAFWRGLQDLVPQWDEMISAFNRDTGMQAAYA, from the coding sequence ATGTCGACGAGCCCCTTCGATTTTCCAACACGGGTCGAGGACGCCTGCGTGCGTCAGCGGGCGCTGAAGCTGCTCGGCGAAAAGCGCGTGCGCTTGCCGACATTCGCGGAGCTCGCGGCGCCGCGGACAGCGCCCGAAGCGATCCGCGGCGCGCTGGCCGAAGTCGACCCCGACGCGCCGCATCCTCATAATCTGTATCGGGTCAACTGGTTCAACGATGTGCGGCGGCGAGGCCAAGTCGCAATCCCGGTCCATGTCGAGCTGCCGGAGGCGCTGACGGGGGTGAAGGCCCGCATCGTGGTGGCCCTCGGCGCGCTGTTTCCGATGATTGGTGCGCATAAGGTGCTTGCCGCCTATGCGTGCCTGGCGCCGCGTCTCGTCAGCGGCCGCTTCGATCCGACGCGGCAGCGGGCCGTGTGGCCGTCGACCGGCAATTATTGCCGCGGGGGCGTAGCGATCTCGCGCATCCTCGGCTGTCGGGCCGTGGCCGTCCTGCCGGCCGGCATGAGCCAGGAGCGCTTCGACTGGCTGGCCCGATGGGTGAGCGAGCCGCAAGACATCATCCGCACGCCGGGCACCGAGTCGAACGTCAAGGAAATCTACGATCGTTGCGCCGAACTTCAGCGCGATCCGGGAAACGACATCGTCAACCAGTTCAGCGAGTTCGGGAACTATCTCGGCCATTGGCGCTGCACCGGCCCGGCGCTCGCACAGGTATTCGAGACGCTCGCGCGAGAGTCGAAGGGGTTGCGGCTGGCTGGCTTCGTGTCGGCGAGCGGTTCGGCCGGCACCCTCGCGGCGGGTGACTACCTCAAGGAGAAGCACGGCGCCAAGATCGCAGTGCTCGAGGCCATCGAGTGCCCGACCTTGCTGAGGAACGGCTATGGCGAGCACAACATCCAAGGCATCGGCGACAAGCACGTTCCCTTGATCCACAACGTGACCAATACCGATATTGTGATCGGCGTGTCCGATCAGGCCACCGACGGGCTCAACGCCGTGTTCAACACCGAAGCCGGGAGAGCCTATCTGGCGCGGCGTCTGGGGCTCGCCGACGATGTGCTCGGCCTGTTGAAATGGTTCGGGCTGTCGAGCATCGCCAACATTCTGGGCGCGATCAAGTTCGCCAAGCATTATGGCCTGGGCTCCGACAGCGTCGTCGTGACCGTGGCGACGGACGGGGCCGATCTCTATGCGAGCGAGATGCGCCGCTATCTCGAGCGGCGGCACAATTCGGGGGAGCTGTCGGCGGAGACGGCGGCCGAGCTCGTCGGGGCGCATCTCGCGGCGGCCGATACCGACAATGTGCTCGACGCAACCCATCGGGAGCGCGAACGCATCTTCAACCTCGGCTACTTCACCTGGGTGGAGCAGCAAGGCGTCACACTCGCGGATTTCGAGCGACGCAGGAACCAGGCCTTTTGGCGCGGCCTGCAAGACCTGGTGCCGCAATGGGATGAGATGATCAGCGCCTTCAACCGCGACACCGGCATGCAGGCCGCGTACGCCTGA
- a CDS encoding alkanesulfonate monooxygenase, whose protein sequence is MAQKKQTEFGIAMRNFTKFPEEPSAQGLMDYGVLMEELGYESIWAWDHVLLGVDPNFPIHEALIILTAIAARTSKIKIGTGILVMPMRNPVILAKELATIDHISNGRLIVGAAVGWYKREFDSLGVDFTKRGKIMEQSLEIINRLWTEDKVDGEYPPYNLRGAVLYPKPVQKPRPPILIGGYVDAVLKRAATKGDGWLTYYYTAESFAKTWAKVCNFAQEAGRDPDELISTNQLPICIGPRAQIEAPMTQWLQTEWDYASWSESTMNSAIMGTVEECVEQLEAHIATGVDRIIFVPYKYEMEQVRAVATEIIPRLKRGMR, encoded by the coding sequence ATGGCACAGAAGAAGCAGACCGAATTCGGCATCGCGATGCGGAACTTCACCAAGTTTCCCGAAGAGCCGAGCGCGCAGGGCCTGATGGATTATGGCGTGCTCATGGAGGAGCTGGGATACGAATCCATCTGGGCCTGGGACCACGTCCTGCTCGGCGTCGATCCGAACTTTCCGATCCACGAGGCGCTGATCATTCTCACGGCAATCGCCGCGCGGACATCGAAGATCAAGATCGGCACCGGCATCCTGGTGATGCCGATGCGCAATCCCGTCATCCTCGCCAAGGAATTGGCGACTATCGACCACATCTCCAACGGTCGCCTCATCGTCGGCGCCGCCGTCGGCTGGTACAAGCGCGAGTTCGACAGCCTCGGCGTGGATTTCACCAAGCGCGGCAAGATCATGGAGCAGAGCCTCGAGATCATCAATCGGCTATGGACAGAGGATAAGGTGGATGGCGAATACCCTCCTTACAATCTGCGCGGCGCGGTGCTCTATCCCAAGCCCGTGCAGAAGCCGCGTCCGCCCATCCTGATCGGCGGTTATGTCGACGCTGTCCTGAAGCGTGCGGCGACCAAGGGGGATGGCTGGCTCACCTATTACTATACGGCCGAAAGCTTCGCGAAGACTTGGGCGAAGGTGTGCAATTTTGCGCAGGAAGCGGGTCGCGATCCGGACGAGCTGATTTCGACCAACCAGCTTCCCATCTGCATCGGCCCCCGCGCCCAGATAGAAGCCCCGATGACACAATGGCTGCAGACGGAGTGGGACTATGCGTCCTGGTCGGAGTCGACCATGAACAGCGCCATCATGGGCACCGTCGAGGAATGCGTCGAGCAGCTCGAGGCCCATATCGCGACGGGCGTCGATCGCATCATCTTCGTTCCCTACAAATATGAAATGGAGCAGGTACGGGCGGTCGCAACCGAGATCATTCCGCGCCTGAAACGCGGGATGCGCTAG
- a CDS encoding LPPG:FO 2-phospho-L-lactate transferase yields the protein MSGGEETFAGMQTAPTYVALSGGVGGAKLSLGLAHLLGERLTIIVNTGDDFEHLGLHVSPDVDTALYTLAGLVNPEAGWGRRDETWSFMSAVAGLGGPGWFRLGDGDLAMHVERTRRLRAGDTLTDICAHVRERLDVAAHVLPMSDDPVRTIVDTDAGTLAFQEYFVREQCGPSVRSIRFEGAGAARAQPRCIDALAAANLAGVIICPSNPYLSVDPILAVPGMAAAIRACRAPVIAVTPIIGGRAIKGPAAKIMKELGLACDVATITRHYDGLIDGFVLDTQDAGREADLPVPALVTNTMMRTLDDKIALAAECLAFCGRRPRSRPQ from the coding sequence ATGAGCGGAGGCGAAGAGACGTTTGCGGGCATGCAGACAGCGCCGACTTACGTGGCGCTTTCCGGGGGCGTCGGCGGCGCCAAGCTGTCACTCGGCCTGGCGCATCTGCTCGGCGAGCGACTGACGATCATCGTCAACACCGGGGACGACTTCGAGCATCTGGGGCTGCACGTCTCGCCGGACGTCGACACCGCGCTCTACACGCTGGCGGGGTTGGTCAATCCGGAGGCCGGCTGGGGGCGGCGCGACGAGACCTGGAGCTTCATGAGCGCCGTCGCGGGACTCGGCGGGCCCGGCTGGTTCAGGCTGGGAGACGGCGATCTCGCGATGCATGTCGAGCGCACCCGCAGGCTGCGCGCCGGGGACACGTTGACGGATATCTGCGCGCATGTCCGCGAGCGCCTCGACGTCGCTGCGCATGTGCTGCCGATGAGCGATGATCCGGTGCGCACCATCGTGGACACCGATGCGGGCACGCTGGCGTTTCAAGAATACTTCGTCCGCGAGCAATGTGGGCCGTCGGTGCGGAGCATCCGCTTCGAAGGGGCGGGCGCGGCGCGGGCCCAGCCGCGCTGCATCGATGCTCTGGCGGCGGCGAACCTGGCGGGCGTCATTATCTGCCCGTCGAACCCCTATCTCAGCGTCGATCCCATCCTGGCGGTACCCGGCATGGCGGCGGCCATCCGAGCCTGCCGCGCTCCGGTCATCGCCGTCACGCCCATCATCGGCGGCAGGGCGATCAAGGGGCCGGCGGCCAAGATCATGAAGGAACTCGGCCTCGCTTGCGACGTCGCGACCATCACGCGCCACTATGACGGGCTGATCGATGGCTTCGTGCTCGATACGCAGGATGCGGGCCGCGAGGCGGACCTGCCGGTGCCGGCGCTCGTCACCAACACGATGATGCGAACGCTCGATGACAAGATCGCGCTCGCGGCTGAGTGCCTGGCCTTTTGCGGCAGGCGGCCGCGGTCGCGACCGCAATGA
- a CDS encoding glutaconate CoA-transferase subunit B → MTKHTMPEVPFTTSELLAVMASRLMTNGQIVFAGIGVPLLAATLAQRIFAPQLTILFEGGTIGPFIVPGELPPSTNEQRCTRRSNMVLPITDVLLLLQRGYVDIGFMGGAQIDRFGNLNSSFIGDADNPKIRLPGTGGGNDISSLTNMIVAMKHERRRFVADVDFITSPGWLKGGASREAAGLPEGGMWRVVTDLAIMGFDEVSREMKVLAMHHGVTREQVQDNTGFTLKFDAKMETTAPPSTRELDVLRDLDPDALYTA, encoded by the coding sequence ATGACTAAGCACACCATGCCTGAGGTGCCGTTCACGACGTCGGAGCTCCTGGCGGTCATGGCCTCGCGGCTGATGACCAATGGCCAGATCGTGTTCGCGGGCATCGGCGTTCCGCTCCTTGCCGCGACGCTCGCCCAGCGCATTTTCGCGCCGCAGCTGACGATCCTTTTTGAGGGCGGCACCATCGGCCCGTTCATCGTGCCGGGCGAGTTGCCGCCATCGACCAACGAGCAGCGTTGCACAAGGCGCTCCAACATGGTGCTGCCCATCACCGATGTGCTGCTGCTGCTGCAACGCGGCTATGTCGACATCGGCTTCATGGGCGGCGCGCAGATCGATCGCTTCGGCAATCTCAACTCGTCCTTCATCGGCGACGCGGACAACCCGAAAATTCGCCTGCCGGGAACGGGCGGCGGCAATGACATCTCCTCGCTCACCAACATGATCGTCGCGATGAAGCATGAAAGGCGCCGCTTCGTGGCGGATGTCGACTTCATCACCTCGCCCGGCTGGCTCAAGGGAGGAGCCTCCAGAGAGGCCGCCGGCCTGCCCGAGGGCGGCATGTGGCGGGTGGTCACCGACCTCGCGATCATGGGCTTCGACGAAGTCAGCCGCGAGATGAAGGTGCTCGCGATGCATCATGGCGTCACACGCGAGCAGGTCCAGGACAATACCGGCTTCACGCTCAAATTCGACGCGAAGATGGAAACCACCGCCCCACCCAGCACGAGGGAGCTCGACGTGCTGCGCGACCTCGATCCGGACGCGCTCTACACGGCCTGA
- a CDS encoding glutaconate CoA-transferase subunit A has product MNTEPLVKPYSALRRETLTRDRGLREKVMSLEEAANLVRDRDHVAIGGCTVSRTPMAMIWALIRARKQQLMISRSITSTEGDLFFASGVSKHIITSWFTQGIVWGVSKVMRHHTENKLARFDEWSHMSIGLRYRAGAMGIPFMPSRTMMGSDVGKRLSDEIRTMQCPFTGEEIVLLPALNPDVALIHVQRCDAYGNAQLDGLQFMDIDMAMAANRVILTTERIVSNDQIRRTPDRTRIPFFTVDAVVEAPFGCAPHECYGMYEPFFSHLDHYAKLSGNDPVKGPQQYLDEYYYEPKSWPDYLAKLGMEAVLDASRRGRSVHND; this is encoded by the coding sequence ATGAACACCGAGCCTCTGGTCAAGCCCTATTCGGCGCTGCGTCGCGAGACGCTCACGCGCGATCGGGGCTTGCGCGAAAAGGTCATGTCGCTCGAGGAAGCGGCCAATCTCGTTCGTGATCGCGATCATGTCGCCATCGGTGGCTGCACGGTGTCGCGCACGCCGATGGCCATGATCTGGGCCTTGATCCGGGCCCGCAAACAGCAGCTCATGATCTCCCGCTCGATCACCTCGACGGAAGGTGATCTGTTCTTCGCATCGGGAGTGTCGAAGCACATCATCACCAGCTGGTTCACGCAGGGAATCGTGTGGGGCGTCTCCAAGGTCATGCGCCACCACACCGAGAACAAGCTCGCGCGCTTCGACGAATGGAGCCATATGTCGATCGGGCTGCGCTACCGGGCGGGCGCGATGGGCATTCCCTTCATGCCGTCGCGGACGATGATGGGCTCCGATGTCGGCAAGCGGCTCAGCGACGAAATCAGGACCATGCAATGCCCGTTCACGGGCGAGGAGATCGTGCTGCTGCCGGCGCTCAATCCGGATGTCGCGCTCATCCATGTCCAGCGTTGCGATGCTTACGGCAATGCCCAGCTCGACGGCCTGCAATTCATGGATATCGACATGGCAATGGCCGCCAACCGGGTGATCCTGACGACCGAGCGCATCGTCAGCAACGACCAGATCCGCCGCACGCCCGACCGCACCCGCATCCCTTTCTTCACGGTCGACGCAGTGGTCGAAGCCCCCTTCGGCTGCGCCCCGCATGAATGCTACGGAATGTATGAGCCCTTCTTCTCGCATCTCGATCACTACGCCAAGTTGAGCGGCAACGATCCGGTGAAGGGACCGCAGCAATACCTCGACGAATATTATTACGAGCCCAAAAGCTGGCCCGACTACCTGGCAAAACTCGGCATGGAGGCCGTGCTGGACGCCAGCCGCCGCGGACGGAGCGTGCACAATGACTAA
- a CDS encoding amino acid/amide ABC transporter membrane protein 1, HAAT family (manually curated), which translates to MEELLQHCLNALMLGGTYALLGIGLTLIFGIMRVVNFTHGELYSFGAYMMFMFVMLLHLDFFLSLMLAMLFGIALGAAIEFLLLRRLRGADIDTTMLVMIGAWIAMQNLEQLVWSGVAKSIKTPFPSSPMVVGGLSVSWNRLFVLAVALVLILCTYALVDRTRLGRAMRATFQDRDTAALMGVDINTIYLSTFALGSGLAAAAGALLGPIFVVTPGMGDLASLKAFAIVILGGLGNIAGATIGGFILAFIEELGAGYISSGYRDAMGFLLIILILVVRPTGLFSRKERIG; encoded by the coding sequence GTGGAAGAACTGCTTCAACATTGCCTGAACGCGCTCATGCTGGGGGGCACCTACGCGCTGCTCGGCATCGGCCTGACGCTGATCTTCGGAATCATGCGGGTGGTGAACTTCACGCATGGCGAGCTCTACAGCTTCGGCGCCTATATGATGTTCATGTTCGTGATGCTGCTGCATCTCGATTTCTTCCTGTCGCTCATGCTGGCGATGCTGTTCGGCATCGCGCTCGGCGCGGCGATCGAGTTCCTGCTGCTGCGCAGGCTGCGCGGCGCGGATATCGACACGACGATGCTGGTGATGATCGGCGCCTGGATCGCGATGCAAAATCTGGAACAGCTCGTCTGGTCCGGCGTCGCCAAATCGATCAAGACGCCGTTCCCCTCCTCACCGATGGTGGTCGGCGGTCTCTCCGTGTCCTGGAATCGGCTGTTCGTGCTCGCGGTCGCGCTGGTCCTGATCCTATGCACCTATGCGCTGGTTGACCGCACCAGGCTCGGCCGAGCGATGCGCGCCACCTTTCAGGATCGCGACACCGCCGCCCTCATGGGCGTCGACATCAATACGATCTATCTGTCGACCTTCGCGCTGGGGTCCGGCCTCGCAGCCGCCGCAGGAGCCTTGCTCGGCCCCATCTTCGTCGTCACCCCGGGCATGGGTGATCTCGCCTCGCTCAAGGCCTTCGCCATCGTCATCCTCGGTGGGCTCGGCAATATCGCGGGCGCCACCATCGGCGGTTTCATCCTGGCGTTCATCGAGGAATTGGGCGCTGGCTACATATCCTCCGGCTATCGGGACGCGATGGGCTTCCTGCTCATCATCCTGATCCTGGTGGTGCGCCCGACCGGCCTGTTCAGCCGCAAGGAGCGGATCGGGTGA
- a CDS encoding amino acid/amide ABC transporter substrate-binding protein, HAAT family: protein MQSNLFKSLLGATGAILLASAAFAQDTVKIGVTQPLTGAFAASGNYVAQGAQLAAEQINKGGGVLGKKLQLVVEDNKSNPTEAVGTAERLIVKDKVPVLMGAWSSTLTLAVMPKLEEYKVPMLVETSSSGKITTSGNPYIFRISPTSEMEATAFSPLAKTLGIKKANFLVTNNDFGKGSMQEFTKMLTGQGIEIGAAETMEPSATDLSAQLAKIKASGGDTLFVTTDVAQLTLILKQAKDQQIKLRIITTGGSVAPDQLIEQAADAANGSYHLVFFTPWFPDAVKNPDVAQQFTTAWTAAKYNVGGLTEGFRGWDGIYTIAEAIKLAGKADPEAIQQALWTVRVKGVNGDIAFIKQGPAGKESGQNVPSVYLVKIEGGKVVKQ from the coding sequence ATGCAGTCGAATCTCTTCAAGAGCTTACTCGGCGCAACCGGCGCAATCTTGTTGGCCAGCGCCGCATTCGCCCAGGACACTGTCAAGATCGGCGTAACGCAGCCGCTCACCGGCGCCTTTGCGGCCTCCGGTAATTATGTCGCGCAAGGCGCGCAACTGGCAGCGGAGCAGATCAACAAGGGTGGCGGCGTTCTGGGCAAGAAGCTCCAGCTCGTCGTCGAAGACAACAAATCCAATCCGACCGAGGCCGTCGGCACCGCGGAAAGACTGATCGTCAAGGACAAGGTCCCTGTCCTGATGGGTGCCTGGAGCTCGACGTTGACGCTCGCCGTCATGCCGAAGCTCGAGGAATACAAGGTTCCGATGCTGGTCGAGACCTCCTCCTCGGGCAAGATCACGACCTCCGGCAATCCCTATATCTTCCGCATCAGCCCGACTTCGGAGATGGAGGCTACGGCGTTCTCCCCGCTGGCCAAGACGCTAGGCATCAAGAAAGCCAATTTTCTCGTCACCAATAACGATTTCGGCAAGGGCTCGATGCAAGAGTTCACCAAGATGCTGACGGGACAGGGCATCGAGATCGGCGCCGCCGAAACCATGGAGCCCAGCGCGACCGACCTGTCTGCGCAGCTCGCCAAGATCAAGGCCTCCGGAGGCGATACGCTGTTCGTGACGACGGACGTTGCGCAGCTGACGCTGATCTTGAAGCAGGCGAAGGATCAGCAGATCAAGCTGCGCATCATCACGACAGGCGGCTCCGTCGCGCCCGATCAGCTCATCGAACAGGCGGCCGATGCCGCCAACGGCTCCTATCATCTGGTGTTCTTCACGCCCTGGTTTCCCGACGCCGTCAAGAATCCGGACGTCGCCCAGCAATTCACCACTGCCTGGACTGCGGCCAAATACAATGTCGGCGGCCTGACCGAAGGTTTCCGCGGATGGGACGGCATCTATACCATCGCGGAGGCGATCAAGCTCGCCGGTAAAGCCGATCCGGAGGCGATCCAACAGGCCCTCTGGACGGTGAGGGTCAAGGGCGTCAACGGCGACATCGCCTTCATCAAGCAGGGTCCGGCCGGCAAGGAGAGCGGGCAGAATGTGCCGAGCGTCTATCTCGTCAAGATCGAGGGCGGCAAGGTTGTGAAGCAATAG